The Halalkalicoccus sp. NIPERK01 region AGCCCCGTGTGTTTGATGCCGATCCGATCGTCGACGACGAACCGATAGACCCCGTTTTTCACCCCGTTTTCGGCCCGTTCGAACAGATCCGGCCGCCACGCCGTGTCCAGAACGTCCGCGAGGCCCTCCGTCTCGTCGTCCGAAACGCGCTCGATCGTACCCGTGAGGAGGACGCTCTCCCAGTTGAACGGGGTATCGGCGCTGTAGACGAGGAAACTGGCGGTCTCCGCTCGATCGCTCAGCCGTTTCTTCCGGCTCTCCGAGCCGACGTAGGTGAAGTAGAGGTGCGAGTCCCCGTCGAACCCGAACGACAACGGCACCAGATACGGCGTCCCGTCCGTCGGGAGTCCGAGCACCCCGACCCGCTGGTTCGACAGGAACTGGCGGATCCCCGTCTCGTCCATCCGGGCCATCCCGTACGCTTCGAGCTCTTCGAGACCCATACGGAACCGTCGACGCCGGAGGGGTTGAGGC contains the following coding sequences:
- a CDS encoding pyridoxamine 5'-phosphate oxidase family protein; this translates as MGLEELEAYGMARMDETGIRQFLSNQRVGVLGLPTDGTPYLVPLSFGFDGDSHLYFTYVGSESRKKRLSDRAETASFLVYSADTPFNWESVLLTGTIERVSDDETEGLADVLDTAWRPDLFERAENGVKNGVYRFVVDDRIGIKHTGLPPAFER